One window from the genome of Kryptolebias marmoratus isolate JLee-2015 linkage group LG1, ASM164957v2, whole genome shotgun sequence encodes:
- the prnpb gene encoding prion protein b — translation MNMKSLPVLCLTLLLFHTPFLLAKGGGGRGRGGGGGGRRGGGGWFSSKKSSTSNQGSTNTNKGSKYNHASTSQGGRGGYPSQGGYPTLWQQGGAYGGYPGGYINYNPNNRLLSPRYGGSFGYGGYNSRGGSPFAQSVRAMGGYPDARSKRFGHSAVMAADDIVVVAMALRYGLGRFPRPHFHFHNRQEEYHYNHYMYRRYGACSTDTNDYSRDYKFSTPPQDYDSYMASCMRRTYLLPADNQDSETKPTKANTASLVTSNNNSGNNTTPTNSRAGGISTIAAPSAPRPLNRTGNGPGSSSSAEDDDDTVSIVEIGYPALIEQVKARKCLELYMGYSERYLVKQTGGAEGLKMSFQGLLSVIPVILMNNNILMLVQ, via the coding sequence ATGAACATGAAGTCATTACCTGTCCTGTGTCTGACACTCCTTTTGTTTCACACACCTTTTTtgctggccaaaggaggaggaggaagaggaagaggaggaggaggaggtggaagaagaggaggaggagggtggttCAGCTCAAAAAAGTCCTCTACATCCAACCAAGGCAGCACTAACACCAACAAAGGAAGCAAGTATAACCACGCCTCCACTTCTCAGGGTGGACGAGGAGGCTACCCTTCACAAGGCGGTTACCCCACCTTGTGGCAGCAGGGCGGAGCTTACGGAGGATACCCGGGTGGATATATCAACTACAACCCAAACAACAGACTCCTGAGCCCTCGTTATGGTGGGAGCTTCGGTTATGGAGGATATAACTCTAGGGGCGGCTCTCCATTTGCCCAGTCGGTCCGTGCTATGGGTGGGTATCCCGATGCCAGATCCAAAAGGTTTGGGCACAGTGCAGTGATGGCAGCAGATGACATCGTTGTGGTAGCAATGGCCCTGCGATACGGGTTAGGAAGGTTCCCCCGGCCTCATTTCCATTTCCACAACCGCCAGGAGGAGTATCATTACAACCACTACATGTACAGGAGATATGGCGCCTGTTCCACTGACACCAACGACTACAGCAGAGACTATAAGTTCAGTACGCCCCCCCAGGATTACGATAGCTACATGGCCTCCTGCATGAGAAGAACATACCTTCTGCCTGCAGACAATCAGGATTCAGAAACCAAACCAACCAAAGCCAATACCGCCAGTCTGGTGACTTCAAACAACAACTCAGGCAACAACACGACCCCAACCAACAGCAGAGCAGGGGGAATCTCCACCATCGCTGCACCTTCAGCTCCACGCCCTTTAAATCGGACGGGAAATGGtcctggcagcagcagcagcgcagaagatgatgatgatacaGTCAGCATCGTGGAGATCGGCTACCCGGCGTTGATCGAGCAGGTCAAGGCCCGGAAGTGCTTAGAGCTCTACATGGGTTACTCTGAGAGGTACTTGGTGAAACAgactggaggagctgaagggcTGAAGATGAGCTTTCAGGGGCTTTTATCTGTAATTCCTGTGATTCTAATGAACAACAACATACTGATGTTGGTGCAGTGA
- the LOC108233590 gene encoding uncharacterized protein LOC108233590 codes for MKLTGTSVFCISLLLVEISLSLATKTGKGGVLKILKKPSKTKPTNTKFKESIQIKTKRPTQHNQGNYPKYPSGGYPQYPGHAAQDYMFGGFGNSPGSYINHNPNNRILSPHFGGSFGFGGYGDGGGSPFSHQIKTMGHAPSSESKGFGRSAAMAATRDAEAKMALGYGLGRFLRPHFHFHSRRQEYYYNFYVYKKYGIKSNDKNDYSRDYQYIQPPDAFDRYIESCMKRTDLLQGGNQTLGAAKPTIASVNTTTTTISVNTSSGANKGGSLTASPSTPQPLNSSEVGATKTPSALQNISEVGATKTPSSLQNISEVGATKTPSAPQNISEAGATTAPQILQVDDDDDTVSIVEIGYPALIKQMKMKRCIELYVVYADRNLKKKTVRFDKVSNSGVQGLKMDFQGLLSTLTITTLTLMNNNMLMLPN; via the coding sequence ATGAAGCTTACAGGAACGTCTGTCTTCTGTATATCACTTCTTTTGGTTGAGATCAGTCTCTCACTGGCaaccaaaacaggaaaaggaggggtactaaagattttaaagaagccCTCCAAGACAAAACCTacaaacaccaaatttaaagaGTCAATCCAGATAAAGACGAAACGACCTACTCAACACAACCAAGGAAACTACCCTAAGTACCCATCGGGAGGGTACCCTCAGTATCCAGGGCATGCAGCACAAGACTACATGTTTGGAGGCTTTGGAAATTCTCCAGGGAGTTACATCAACCACAACCCAAACAACAGAATCTTGAGCCCTCACTTTGGCGGCAGCTTTGGTTTTGGGGGCTACGGAGATGGGGGAGGTTCTCCCTTCTCCCACCAAATTAAGACAATGGGCCACGCGCCCTCCTCTGAGTCCAAAGGGTTTGGGCGCAGTGCAGCAATGGCAGCAACTAGAGATGCTGAGGCAAAAATGGCCCTGGGCTACGGATTGGGGAGGTTCCTCCGGCCTCATTTCCACTTCCACAGCCGCCGGCAAGAGTACTACTACAACTTCTACGTGTACAAGAAATATGGTATAAAATCCAATGACAAGAATGACTACAGCAGAGACTACCAATACATTCAACCACCTGATGCCTTTGACAGGTACATAGAATCCTGTATGAAGAGAACGGATCTTCTTCAGGGGGGAAATCAAACACTGGGAGCAGCTAAACCCACAATCGCCTCTGTAAATACCACAACTACTACCATCAGCGTCAACACGAGTAGCGGCGCCAACAAGGGAGGTTCCTTAACGGCTTCGCCTTCAACTCCCCAACCTCTGAACAGCTCCGAGGTTGGTGCTACAAAAACTCCGTCGGCTCTGCAGAACATCTCAGAGGTTGGTGCAACAAAAACTCCATCATCCCTGCAGAACATCTCCGAGGTCGGCGCAACAAAAACTCCATCGGCTCCGCAGAACATCTCTGAGGCCGGTGCTACAACAGCTCCGCAGATTCTCCAAGTTGATGATGACGACGACACAGTCAGCATTGTGGAAATCGGCTACCCAGCGCTGatcaaacagatgaaaatgaAGAGATGTATCGAGCTTTACGTTGTTTACGCCGATagaaacttgaagaaaaaaacagttcgCTTTGATAAAGTGTCCAACAGTGGGGTACAGGGACTGAAGATGGATTTCCAGGGGCTTTTGTCTACGCTCACTATTACAACACTGACGCTAATGAATAACAACATGCTAATGCTGCCGAACTAA